Part of the Syngnathus typhle isolate RoL2023-S1 ecotype Sweden linkage group LG17, RoL_Styp_1.0, whole genome shotgun sequence genome is shown below.
GAACTGCAATCTGTAATATGACCGCTACGAGGCGCTGTCATACAGCAGTGGGAGGAACTTCAACAAAAGCTGATGGTAAAGCAGAATTACATACTGTGTATACTGAATGTGTACATCCCTTAACGTTATGTCAACAATCATCTTATTGTTCACTAAAAACAAAACGTCCGCACGTCCCTTTATAAATGCTTGTCTTTTTCGCGCCACCAGAGCTACCGCGAGCACCACCCCTACATGATGTCACGTCCTGTGTCGACAAACCGGCCAATAAAATCGGGTCAGATTTCTTGTCAGCCAATGAAAGGCCGGTAAAACCTCCGCCGCGCGGCGGACTGGCGGGAAAATAGGGAGGAGGAAGTTCAGTTTTGCCGCGAAAGCAGTGGTCAGCCCCATTGTTTGCAGAAGTCGACGGCTGCcggattttaaatttaaatactAATCGATCTTTCTGCAAAATGTCTGGATTTGACGACCCTGGAATTTACTATAGTGACAGCTTCGGAGGGGGCGAACAAGGCCCAGATGAGGGTGGCCAGAAGCGAATTCAGATCAAGAAACGGTTCCGTGAATTTCTCCGACAATTTAGAGTAGGAACCGACCGAACTGGCTTCACATATAAATACAGGTAGGTGCTAttccagaaaaataaaataaagtactACTGCAAATAATGCTGTTAGAGTGTAAGCCAAAAATTCTGGATTCTTTTTCTGCATTTTAGAGATGAGTTGAAGAGACACTACACCCTGGGAGACTACTGCATTGAGGTGGAAATGGAGGACCTCGCCAGCTTTGACGAGGATCTTTCCGATTGTCTGTACAAGCTGCCTTCAGACAAGCTGCCTCTGGTAATGCATTTAAACCTCAGttccattcatttatttgggAAATTGTTCATCCTGTTAAAACATGACTGTAATGAACAGTTGGAGGAGGCCGCTAAGGAGGTAGCCGACGAGGTGACGCGTCCACGTCCAACCGGAGAAGAAACCGTGCAGGACATTCAAGTCATGCTGAAGAGTGACGCACATCACGCTTCTATCCGAAGCCTTAAGGTAAAATCTCAAATGATATTTCTCAACATTGATCATTTTAATTTGtcaattcatttttttgcagTCTGAGCTGGTGTCTCATCTTGTGAAAGTAAATGGCATCATCATCTCAGCCACCCCTGTGAAGGCCAAGGCCACCAAAGTGTGTCTGCAGTGTCGCAGCTGTCGTCATATCATCAACAACATCCCTTTGCCTCCGGGCCTACAGGGCTACGCGCTTCCTCGCAAGTGCAGCAAGTAAGCATGACTTGGAAAATATATTTATCATTTATGAACTAATTGGACAATTTCTCTTTCCGTAGCACAAGTAACACAGCAAAACTGAAGTGCCCCGTGGACCCTTATTTTATCCTCCCGGATCGCTGCGTTTGTGTTGACTTTCAAACCCTCCGACTGCAGGAATCTCCAGATGCTGTCCCGCATGGAGAAATGCCTCGGCACCTTCAGCTCTACTCTGACAGGTCAGTCGATTAAATCTTAATATAACACCGTTAGATGATGGCTGCAAACTCATAGTACGTCTTTTTTTGCCAGGTACCTGTGTGACCGTGTGGTCCCGGGGAACCGAGTAACCATCATGGGTATCTACTCTATCAAGAAGACAGCTGCGGTGAAGGCCAAAGGAAAAGAGAAGAGTGCTGGAGTGGGAATTCGTGCATCCTACCTGAGAGTGGTCGGCATCCAAGTGGACACAGAAGGCGCAGGTAAATAAATCAGATTCATTTGTATAGGCCACGCCAAAATGGTCACGTTTAAGTTCTTGTCCCCGGCAGGTCGTGGTGCTACTGGATCAGTGTCTCcacaggaagaggaggagttgCGCTCGCTGGCCGCTTCTCCTGATGTTTACACCTCCCTGGCTCGCTCCGTTGCTCCCTCAATCTACGGCAGCGAAGATCTAAAAAAAGCCATCACCTGTCTGTTGTTTGGTGGTTCAAGGAAGAGGTGAAATGAGAACAAGCAAAATGAATTCTTGGTTTTGTCACTCACCCTATACATGTGCACGTGTTTTTTCTAGACTGCCTGATGGTCTCACTCGCAGAGGAGACATCAACCTGCTCATGCTTGGAGATCCTGGTACAGCCAAGTCTCAGTTGCTCAAGTTTGTGGAGAGATGTGCGCCCATTGGGGTAATTTTCTTTAACCTGTTAGTCTTGTGTGATTCAACATGAATGGCTTATTTTATTGAGGGTTTTGGCGCCACCTTGTGGTCATGAATACTATACTTTATTAATGACAACACTTGTTTTGTGCAGGTTTACACTTCAGGAAAGGGCAGCAGTGCTGCTGGTCTTACTGCTTCTGTTTTGAGGGACCCGGCCACACGTGGGTTCATCATGGAGGGTGGCGCCATGGTTCTGGCTGATGGCGGCGTTGTCTGTATTGATGAGTTTGACAAGGTAAGATTGGGGGTTTTATTTTTGAGAACTTTCAATGTCTCCATTTACGATTTTGAAccgatttgtctttttttgcagaTGCGAGAAGATGACAGAGTTGCCATCCATGAGGCCATGGAGCAACAGACCATCTCCATCGCCAAGGTGATTGATTAGATGAGGGAAAATGTAAAACTTAATTTACAAAAATGATCCACTTTTCCCAGGCTGGCATCACTACCACTTTGAATTCTCGCTGCTCTGTGCTGGCTGCTGCCAATTCTGTGTTTGGCCGCTGGGATGACACCAAGGGGGAGGAGAACATTGACTTCATGCCCACCATCTTGTCTCGTTTCGACATGATCTTCATCATCAAAGACTTGCACGACCACCAGAGAGACATGGTAATGTGCCTTGTGTATTTTCCTTTTGTCATGTCCTTAAAGTTTCCGAGTATGATTTTTGCCCTCTTTACATCTTGCAGACACTAGCTCGTCACGTTATGAACGTTCATCTGAGTGCCCAGACGCAAACTGAGGCAGTCGAGGGTGAGATTCCGCTGGCCACCTTCAAGAAGTACATTGCCTTTGCCAGAACGTGAGTCTTCTTCTTTTTATATCTCCTTACTGTATTCTATCTGCTCAAATATCAATACTCTGGTTTGAAAATTGTCTTGCAGTAAATGCGGCCCTCGTCTCTCTGCTGCTGCGGCCGAGAAGCTGAAGAACAGATACGTGCTGATGAGGAGCGGTGCAAGAGAGCACGAGAGGGAAACCGATAAGAGAGCCTCCATCCCAATCACTGTCAGGTATGGGTATTTGTGTTTAATATGCAAATATAATCATAAATAATTTTCTTCACTGCATTTCCGTGACCTCATTTTTGTCTGTGCTTTATTGCAGACAACTGGAGGCTGTGGTGCGTATTGCGGAGTCATTGGCCAAAATGAAGTTGCAGCCTGTCGCTGGAGAAGAAGAAGTAGATGAAGCGCTGCGTCTCTTTCAAGTTTCCACACTGGATGCCGCACTCTCCGGCAGCCTCTCGGGTGTGTTTTAAGTTGGAGTTGTTATATCATAAATACATGGTTACTTCATCAGaataatttttgttttcattttttgtggttttgtttCAGGTGTGGAAGGTTTTACTACTCAAGAGGACCAGGAAATGATTTCTCGCATTGAAAAGCAATTAAAGAGGCGCTTTGCAATTGGCTCCCAAGTATCTGAGCACAGTATCATCCAAGATTTCACCAAACAGGTCAGTCTGAACGTGGAAAGTACGACTACACTTGAACACACCCATAAAAAAAGGCATCTGCttgagtgtctttttttttttgctgtgcttTCAATTGTCTCTAAGCTATAATTTAGCATTTTTCTAAATACATGAtaagcaattattattatttatgattATTGTCGTCATTGTGATCCACCGTGCAGAAATATCCCGACCACGCCATCTACAAAGTCCTTCACCTGATGTTGAGGAGGGGTGAGCTTCAGCACCGTATGCAGAGGAAAGTGCTCTACAGAGTCAAATAGACAATATGATGGAAGTAGATTGAAGTTGAAGTCCTCACATGATCGCCTGAGCTCTTGAAGTCATGTATCAACTTTTGAGGCAAGATTAAAGCTGTTGCGCTGCCACGGGTGTTTTTGTAGTACAAAAAATGTTTCCACATATTGCATTCCCTGTAATTAATTACAATTTTGAAAatcctaaataaaaaaaaatctaatggcaaatttgagttttttttttttttttttttgcaaagttgAATATTCCCTTTGAGGGATCATAATGAGTCtaatagaagaaaaaaactaaacaaatgttttgttcTTGCACTGCCAACAAGTTTATTTCCTTTGTTTCTACAAATACACAAAACTCTGTAATCAATGACAAATTTAGTAAATGTAACAAAAGTAAGAATATACAGTATGTTGTTCAATCAAATATAagtgctgactttttttttttttttttaaagccagttGGTTCCAGTTTGGATTTGTTTCATTAGCTAAAAAGAGATTAGTAAAGTGCTATAGTTGCTTAAAATGCTAGCTGATGCTACAAGGCGTACATTCCCATTCCAATGGTAGCCAGAGTAACACACAATCCCACGGTGATATGCTTGAGTTGAGGAAATGGAAAATGGCCAGAGCTGGACTTGGATTGTTCTGTTGCGACACTCAGAAGCTTCTGCAAGTCATCAAAAACCTGAAGGAACAGCAAAAATGTCAACATATGTCCCGCGTCATCTAGTTCCTCTAAAATTTTACGAGTGACCAATTATAAAATAGTTACCTCGGTGTTGAACTCAAAAGCCTGGACCGCTTCCTTCAACACAGCTTCCCTCTCGTCCTCGGTTAACTCGATGGCGTTCATGCGACTTCTGTACAACTGCTTGAAGCGATTGGGACTGCTCACGCCagggaagaagaaaaacgaAAGACCCTCATTTCCTGACAGCTTGAGGGATTTCTGGGTAATTTTTCCCAGCACTTGACCTCCTGACAAATCGCCAAGATATCGAGTGTAGGCGTGGGCAACCAGCAGCTCTGGATTCTTTTTACCAATCTGCAGATGAGAACTTGGTTTTAGTGAATTGACCTCATCGCAAAACCGACTGGCGATTCTTTTTCACCTCTCGAAGCCTTTGAGTGTATCTGTGGGTGGCAGCGGGAACAATCACTTTTCCACGCCAATCAGGGCCCAAAAAATATTCCAGGTCATTCTCCAGGTATTCCAGGCGAGCAAGTTCCTGGGGGAAGTATATCGGTGCGACCGCTGGATGGGAACAGTTCTTATCGAGTTCCTCTTCGAGGACCTTGTAGATCTCGTGGAGGGAGCACAGCAGGAGCTGACAAAGGcatcatttaatatttataattattttatatCCACTTTcaagacatttttgtttggtttgtgctatgagaattttttttgtaatgtcaAATATATCGATTGCTAAACAAATGTGTTCACTCATAACTGTCTTGgcttaattaataaaataaaattaatataaaTTTACCTTGTACTGTGGCAGCTTGACTTGACCTCTCTGGTAACTCAACATCAGCTCGGTATTTTCCGCTCTCACATGGTTTTCCTTTGTGGCTTCTTTAATCTGCTCTGATAAATCACTGTTGACAGGCATTACAATGATTTAAAATGCATTCAGCACACCGATAATAATTTCTTTTATGAACTATCATACCTGCCTACTACCCCGGTGTCAACTTTTCTTGCACTTTTCTTGGTCTCCATCTACACAGGCAAGTTTGTATTTAATGCAATAGAATTGAAAGAATATGAATCAACTGAGATTTGATGAATAAATATGCAGTGTCTTACCTTATTAATGTCTTTGCTGCTTTGTAGGAGTTGGAAAGAACAGTGGCTTGTTGCTTCCCGTGGCTCAGTGTGGACTCACGGATCCAGTGTGTGGTATTTATACTCTGGCTAAGTGCTGAGACAGATGGGAAGTGTTCCTGCTGACTCACATGACTGCCTTGCAACATAACATGACTTTGCAGATGGCAAAACATGACACAGTAGAAATTCTCACTTTTGATTTGGTTGCAACCATACAAAGGGACTCTTTTCTGAATGGACAAAGATAAATATATAAgttgaaatttgaaaatacatAAACAATGGAACGCCTCAATTCTTTAAATGTGTCAAATTTTGCAAATGATTTCACTTTGATTATTATAGATCACACACAAATCCCCGCCCAGTATAGGTGGAATAAATCACAGATGAAACTATTTTATGATGGAGATGAAACCCCGTGAAGAGCGACAAAATGAAATCGTGAGATAATTAAATAGTAAAATGGGAATAATAATCGAAATAGACAAATTATACGAGTTAAATCAAATAGTattgaaataaatacatatttaaataATTTGAAAAATACTAAAATAGTTCAATTCGGCTTGAcgtttttataaatgtttttattttatatatatattaattattttatagCCACGCCTTGTTGGGAGGGTAGACGCCCACTAGTGGACAAAGTGGGCGGTCCTTGCCGATTTTCAGGAGCGTACGCATTCTCCAACCAGCGGTTGAAAACTAAATACATGAAGAAATCATCAGCTTTGATTCTCTCCTCACCACCGATGTCGCGTTCAAGTGATCGACTGTCCTAGAAGGTAATTGATTTTCGCTGTCTTTATTGATTGACCACTCGGTTCAACGGGAGATGGCAGTAGCCGTATCCACGGAGTGACGACATAACAGCGGCTGCAGAGTTCATCGAGAGCCAGGAATTCTTTACTCGTTTCTCATGCACCATTTATCCCATTTTGTTCCGCTTCAATATAAATTTTCTCAGCGACCTGGCTCTATGGAATAATAACTGCATACTGACATGAAATGCTCAGGATTCCTGGAGAATTAAATAATGGCCCGCAAGCCCATGCATGCTGTAGATAAATATCTTGGAGATGATCATCTTGCGGTTGTTGACAGCCTGATGCTGCCAGAATCATCTTTGTGTTGTATCAAAAACAGGAAATTTGTAGGATAGATTGAAGAATTGATCTAATGAGTGTCATTGACACTTTTGGTTCTACAGGTGATGGATTCTAGCCTTCTATGTTTGATTCTTTTTATCCTAATCGGCGTGACCAAATGCTTTGGAGGTGATCAGCTCAATGGTACTCGCCATTATGACTATTGCATACTCGGTGCTGGGCCTGCTGGACTGCAGATGGGATATTTCCTCTCCAAAGCCAAAAGAGACTACATCATCTTGGAGAGAAACTCCGGACCTGGTAGCTTCTTTCACAAGTAGGTGGAGATGCAGTTTGTTGCGTTGAAACGTATATCACATTCACACGTCATGTTTTTTCTGTCAAGATACCCTCGGCACAGGAAGCTCATCAGCATCAATAAGATCCACACAGGACGGCAGAATGGAGAATTTAATCTCCGCCATGATTGGAACTCGTTGTTGAGCGATAAACCGGAGCTCGTGTTCCGGCAAGTAAGCCGGGAGTTTTACCCGCCGGCTGACGCCTTCCCACGATACTTGTCCATGTTTGAGACGGAGCTCGGGCTGAAGGTTCAGTATGGCGTGGATGTTGGAAGGATCAGGGCATCGGT
Proteins encoded:
- the mcm5 gene encoding DNA replication licensing factor MCM5, with the protein product MSGFDDPGIYYSDSFGGGEQGPDEGGQKRIQIKKRFREFLRQFRVGTDRTGFTYKYRDELKRHYTLGDYCIEVEMEDLASFDEDLSDCLYKLPSDKLPLLEEAAKEVADEVTRPRPTGEETVQDIQVMLKSDAHHASIRSLKSELVSHLVKVNGIIISATPVKAKATKVCLQCRSCRHIINNIPLPPGLQGYALPRKCSNTSNTAKLKCPVDPYFILPDRCVCVDFQTLRLQESPDAVPHGEMPRHLQLYSDRYLCDRVVPGNRVTIMGIYSIKKTAAVKAKGKEKSAGVGIRASYLRVVGIQVDTEGAGRGATGSVSPQEEEELRSLAASPDVYTSLARSVAPSIYGSEDLKKAITCLLFGGSRKRLPDGLTRRGDINLLMLGDPGTAKSQLLKFVERCAPIGVYTSGKGSSAAGLTASVLRDPATRGFIMEGGAMVLADGGVVCIDEFDKMREDDRVAIHEAMEQQTISIAKAGITTTLNSRCSVLAAANSVFGRWDDTKGEENIDFMPTILSRFDMIFIIKDLHDHQRDMTLARHVMNVHLSAQTQTEAVEGEIPLATFKKYIAFARTKCGPRLSAAAAEKLKNRYVLMRSGAREHERETDKRASIPITVRQLEAVVRIAESLAKMKLQPVAGEEEVDEALRLFQVSTLDAALSGSLSGVEGFTTQEDQEMISRIEKQLKRRFAIGSQVSEHSIIQDFTKQKYPDHAIYKVLHLMLRRGELQHRMQRKVLYRVK
- the hmox1a gene encoding heme oxygenase 1a; this encodes METKKSARKVDTGVVGSDLSEQIKEATKENHVRAENTELMLSYQRGQVKLPQYKLLLCSLHEIYKVLEEELDKNCSHPAVAPIYFPQELARLEYLENDLEYFLGPDWRGKVIVPAATHRYTQRLREIGKKNPELLVAHAYTRYLGDLSGGQVLGKITQKSLKLSGNEGLSFFFFPGVSSPNRFKQLYRSRMNAIELTEDEREAVLKEAVQAFEFNTEVFDDLQKLLSVATEQSKSSSGHFPFPQLKHITVGLCVTLATIGMGMYAL